CGTATTCCTCAATGATAGTTCAGCAGATAGAGGAGAGCATAAGGAGTGCGATACCCGAGCTCGAGGAGGTCAAGGTGGAGCTCGAGATATTCCCCCCTTGGACCCCATTCGACATGACCGAGAGGGGGAGGGAGCAGTTCAAGAAGATGTACGGTTATGATCTGGCCGAGGGGTTCCTGAAGAGGTACGGTAGTGTCGAAAACTACTATGAACTAGTGAGAAAGTACTACGGCCTAGACAAGGAGTCCAAAAAAGAGGGTGAGAAGGAGTCCCAAGCCTGAAATCACCTGAATTTAGGCATCCTCGCATCTTTCAAAAATTTTTGTCGTTATAATGTCGAAAAGACCTAATGCGATTCCCCAGATCGCCTTTTTAAGTAATCCCTTCCATTCTAGGAGGGGGTGTCCTCCCATTAGAGCAGCAGTTTTGGGTGCCGGATCAGTTGGTAAAGCCATATCGTATGACCTTTACGAAAGGGTGACGGGTTCCGACCTCATCCTCATCGACAAATGCAAGCCCTGCCTTGAGGAGGCCTCAAAACTCATCGGC
The DNA window shown above is from Thermoproteota archaeon and carries:
- a CDS encoding metal-sulfur cluster assembly factor, yielding MDPEEIKAKVLYALRFVTDPEIPINVVDLGLIRKLEVEDSKVYLRVVMTAPGCPYSSMIVQQIEESIRSAIPELEEVKVELEIFPPWTPFDMTERGREQFKKMYGYDLAEGFLKRYGSVENYYELVRKYYGLDKESKKEGEKESQA